AGTTCGGGTTTAGCTGGATCCAGTTCAGGATGGGGACCAGAGAGAATGATCCTACCGGAACCACGCTTATCATCCAAAATTGCAGCATAACTTGATAAAACCGTATTATTTTCCGCATAAATAGCTATAGGAGTGTAATTACCATTTTTGTATAGTCCGGGGGTGTTGGAAACCGTGAAAGAGAGTAAAGTAAATGTGTCGGTCGTGCTGGAGATGAATGCACAGGGATCAATTTTTCCAGCAGAATATTTGAGGGTGTTAACACCATAACTGGTAATGGTGATGGGCACGAAACCATCTGCATAGGTGTAATTGCAGCCTACATTGGGTGAAATTCCCCAACCAGAACCATATTCTCCATTGTAGTTGGAAGCAGCATAGGCACCAGCACATATTCCCATGTAACCATTTCCAGATTCTACAAATTTTTTTATATCCTCTGAATTTACCGATGGATCATTAAAGAGAAGTTGGATATCGCCCCCAGATATGACTAAAACATCCTGACCTGATAAAACTTCCGAATTGATAACATCAGTGGTGGTGTAATTAAATTTAAGATTAGGATCGTTCTTTTGTGCTTGCTCCAGACAGTATTCTAACCCATCCACACTATCGGTAGATGTGGCTTCTCCATCATAAATCAAGACATTCACTGGTTCGAAATTGGCGTTGCAAGTAGTTTTATTAACTTCCCGCAGGTCAAATCCGTAAATAGTCACACTGAGAGTCAAAAGTAGTATAATTCCAATGAGTAGGGTGTATTTAAATTTTTTAATGGTTAAACCCCCAGTTTCCTTAGATCGGTTAATCTACAAATTGCTACTTGAATTAATAACTTAAAATACAAATCTTCAGAAACCCCTATTTCAGTTATATTTATATAATAACTCCTTTAAAAAACTTTATTTTTTCTTTTAAGAGTAATAGGTTTTCTTTTAAGAGTGATGAGAATCTGTAAGAATGAGCCCAACCTGTAAAAAAATATTCCTGAAGTTAATCTCATCTCACATTCTGATAAATCACTATGAAATAAATTCATCATAGGTGAATATTTATTTTCGAACTTGCATTTTCCACCCAATATGTGAAAATAGTTGCAGATTAATTTCACAATAAATAAAATTGTTTTAAATCAGATTCCAAAATAAAGGGTTAATAATGAGTGTTAAGTAAGTAAGTACTTTAATCATAGTTATTTTGCTATAAATCATCAGATTTATCCGAATATAATAAATAGGGGAGCAGATAATTAGTAAAGATATAATAGGTGATAACATGCTTGATATGTTTAATGCTAAATCAGTTGCAGTAATAGGTGCATCCGAAACAAAGGGTAAAATTGGTTATGACTTAATGACATCCCTCCTTAATTATTATAAAGGTAAAATAGTCCCAATTAACCCCAAAGGTGGTGAAGTACTGGGACTCAAGGCCTATAAATCCATAAAAGAATATGGACATGTAGACCTGGCAGTTATAGTAATACCATCACACCTGATCCCGGCCACAGTTGAAGATTGTGGAGAAACTGGAATAAAGAACATCGTTGTGATCTCAGCAGGATTTAAAGAGGTTGACACAGAAGGAGCCAGACTGGAAAACCAGCTGGTGGAAATATGCAAAAAATACAATATTAAACTGGTGGGCCCCAACTGTCTGGGCATAATGGACACCTACAATGATATGAATGCATCATTCTCTTCTGATATTGCCCATAAAGGGAAAATATCATTCATGACCCAATCTGGAGCCATCATGGCTGCTATCCTGGATTACGCTGATAAGAAGAATATAGGATTTTCCAGGATCGTGAGCCTGGGAAATAAGGCCGTGATCAATGAAAATGATTGTATGAAGGATTTCATGGAAGATGAAAACACCGAGGTTATAACCGCCTACCTGGAAGGTATTGTAGACGGACCCGGATTTATAGATGCATGTAGAGAAGCTTCAAAGAAAAAACCAGTTCTGGTTATCAAGTCTGGTACAACATCCAAGGGATCAGAAGCAGTTTCATCCCACACCGGTACCATTGCTGGATCAGATTCAGCCTATGAAGCAGCATTCTCCCAGTGCGGAATCATACGTGTGAATTCACTGGACGAAATGATGGACTACAGTAGTGCCCTGGCCTTGTCACCCCTCCCCAAAGGGAACAAAATAGCCATAATCACCAATGCTGGTGGTCCAGCAATTATGACCACGGACGCTGCCATAAAAGCAGGTCTGGAAATTGCCGAACTCACCACAGAAACCAAAGAAAAACTAAACGAAGGATTACCCGCTACTGCCAGTGTTAAAAATCCAGTAGATGTCCTGGGGGACGCCAGCCCTGAAAGGTACGCCTTCACCCTGGACACTGTACTGGCAGATCCCAATGTGGATGGAGTTATCTACCTGGTAACACCCCAGTCAGTCACGGACCCTGAGGGAATTGCCCAGGTTGCCATAGACCACGCCAGTAAAACCGAAAAACCAATCCTGTGCAGTTTCTTTGGAGGAACTCGTTTTGAAGGGGCTGAAAAACTCCTGGCAGCTAAACAGGTGCCCAACTACCTTTACCCCAAAAGGGCGGTTAAAAGCCTGAAAACCCTGTATGATTACACCGTTATTCGGGAACAGGAATATCCTAAATCTCCAGAATTTGATGTTGATAAAAATCTGGTTAAAAACATCATAGAAAACGCCAGGGAAAAGGGTATGCACACCCTGGGTCTGGAATCACTGGACATCTTAAAAGCATACGGAATACCCACAGTCGGCACTGCCATCACCAAAACCGCGGAGGAAACTGTGAAAGCTGCTGAGGAAATAGGATATCCCCTGGTTATGAAGATCGTTTCCCCACAAATTTCACACAAATCAGATGTGGGTGGAATCAAACTCAACCTCACCAGTGCTGAGGAAGTTAAAGCTGCTTATGATGATATGA
The sequence above is a segment of the Methanobacterium formicicum DSM 3637 genome. Coding sequences within it:
- a CDS encoding BPL-N domain-containing protein; protein product: MTLSVTIYGFDLREVNKTTCNANFEPVNVLIYDGEATSTDSVDGLEYCLEQAQKNDPNLKFNYTTTDVINSEVLSGQDVLVISGGDIQLLFNDPSVNSEDIKKFVESGNGYMGICAGAYAASNYNGEYGSGWGISPNVGCNYTYADGFVPITITSYGVNTLKYSAGKIDPCAFISSTTDTFTLLSFTVSNTPGLYKNGNYTPIAIYAENNTVLSSYAAILDDKRGSGRIILSGPHPELDPAKPELVARMVLWASKRI
- the acs gene encoding acetate--CoA ligase alpha subunit, whose protein sequence is MLDMFNAKSVAVIGASETKGKIGYDLMTSLLNYYKGKIVPINPKGGEVLGLKAYKSIKEYGHVDLAVIVIPSHLIPATVEDCGETGIKNIVVISAGFKEVDTEGARLENQLVEICKKYNIKLVGPNCLGIMDTYNDMNASFSSDIAHKGKISFMTQSGAIMAAILDYADKKNIGFSRIVSLGNKAVINENDCMKDFMEDENTEVITAYLEGIVDGPGFIDACREASKKKPVLVIKSGTTSKGSEAVSSHTGTIAGSDSAYEAAFSQCGIIRVNSLDEMMDYSSALALSPLPKGNKIAIITNAGGPAIMTTDAAIKAGLEIAELTTETKEKLNEGLPATASVKNPVDVLGDASPERYAFTLDTVLADPNVDGVIYLVTPQSVTDPEGIAQVAIDHASKTEKPILCSFFGGTRFEGAEKLLAAKQVPNYLYPKRAVKSLKTLYDYTVIREQEYPKSPEFDVDKNLVKNIIENAREKGMHTLGLESLDILKAYGIPTVGTAITKTAEETVKAAEEIGYPLVMKIVSPQISHKSDVGGIKLNLTSAEEVKAAYDDMMENIPLKEPEADLEGVQLQKMLSGGTEVIIGMVQDPTFGSMLMFGLGGIYVEVLEDVKFAIAPVNEGEAKDMIRQIKTHELLEGARGDKPKDVDSIADIILRISQLVTDFPEINEFEINPLMVFNEGDGAMAVDMRLMLKEGGSDDLLQSSPLSTRLKSTH